Proteins encoded within one genomic window of Jiangella mangrovi:
- a CDS encoding beta-ketoacyl-ACP synthase III: MTGSRVVAVGHHQPDRVLTNADLATMVDTSDEWIRSRVGIETRRIAADDETVDSMAANAAAKALAHAGLAPGDIDYLVVATCTAIDRSPNMAARVAARLGMTTPAAIDVNTACSGFTHALATADHAIRAGAATKALVIGSEKLTDFTDWTDRSTCVLVGDGAGAVVLVAADEPEVGPVTWGSVPEMSNAVRIEGRPGTFGQEGQAVFRWATTELPRIARLACERSGVAPEDLGGIVLHQANLRIIEPLAARIGATDAVVARDVVESGNTSAASIPIALSKLVERREVPAGAPVLLFGFGGGLSYAGLVIRCP; encoded by the coding sequence ATGACAGGCTCCCGCGTGGTCGCCGTCGGCCACCACCAGCCCGACCGCGTGCTCACCAACGCCGACCTGGCCACCATGGTCGACACCAGCGACGAGTGGATCCGCTCCCGGGTCGGCATCGAGACCCGCCGCATCGCCGCCGACGACGAGACCGTCGACTCCATGGCCGCGAACGCCGCGGCGAAGGCGCTCGCCCACGCCGGCCTCGCGCCCGGCGACATCGACTACCTCGTGGTCGCGACGTGCACCGCCATCGACCGGTCGCCGAACATGGCCGCCCGGGTCGCCGCGCGGCTGGGCATGACGACCCCGGCCGCCATCGACGTCAACACCGCCTGCTCCGGGTTCACCCACGCGCTCGCGACCGCCGACCACGCCATTCGTGCGGGCGCGGCGACGAAGGCGCTGGTCATCGGCTCGGAGAAGCTCACCGACTTCACCGACTGGACCGACCGCTCCACGTGCGTGCTGGTGGGCGACGGCGCCGGCGCGGTCGTGCTGGTCGCGGCCGACGAGCCCGAGGTCGGCCCGGTGACCTGGGGATCAGTGCCGGAGATGTCGAACGCCGTGCGCATCGAGGGCCGGCCCGGCACGTTCGGGCAGGAAGGCCAGGCGGTGTTCCGCTGGGCCACCACCGAGCTGCCGCGCATCGCCCGCCTCGCCTGCGAGCGCAGCGGCGTCGCGCCCGAGGACCTAGGCGGCATCGTCCTGCACCAGGCCAACCTGCGCATCATCGAGCCGCTGGCCGCGCGCATCGGCGCCACGGACGCCGTCGTCGCCCGCGACGTCGTCGAGTCCGGCAACACATCGGCGGCGAGCATCCCGATCGCGCTGTCGAAGCTGGTCGAGCGGCGCGAGGTCCCGGCCGGGGCACCGGTGCTGCTGTTCGGGTTCGGCGGCGGGCTCTCCTACGCGGGGCTGGTCATCCGCTGCCCGTGA
- a CDS encoding phosphotransferase enzyme family protein has product MRLDDLRDRIGADFGLRFSEATPIGHGADAAASVWRVTDADRARYAVKWTGGGSAAGLLLPARLAELGVGGVPAPVRTVDGALCSEHEGRRLSLQPWVADRRAVDTAMTPEQWTAYGALLARVHAVPADDPVVRELPVEDHRPDALLATTATVTARLAAADGDDLVHDLAAAWRDGAELLGALVARAAVLGDRLRDRTAHAVVAHTDAHLGNVLLGDDGTVWLIDWDDAALAPPERDLMFVVGGLPGYAPVGPDELAWFADGYGPVEPDPDRLAYYRTVRALSDLTEFAAEILDPAGDRADRDLALRVVRAELAGAGLAALAVVRT; this is encoded by the coding sequence GTGAGACTCGACGACCTCCGCGACCGGATCGGCGCCGACTTCGGCCTCCGGTTCAGCGAGGCGACGCCGATCGGCCACGGCGCCGACGCGGCCGCCTCGGTGTGGAGGGTGACCGACGCCGATCGCGCGCGCTACGCGGTGAAGTGGACCGGCGGCGGGTCGGCGGCCGGCCTGCTCCTGCCCGCCCGGCTGGCCGAGCTGGGTGTCGGCGGCGTCCCGGCGCCGGTGCGGACGGTCGACGGCGCGCTCTGCAGCGAGCACGAGGGCCGGCGGCTCTCGCTGCAGCCGTGGGTCGCCGACCGGCGGGCGGTCGACACCGCCATGACGCCGGAGCAGTGGACGGCGTACGGCGCGCTGCTCGCGCGGGTGCACGCGGTACCGGCCGACGACCCCGTCGTGCGGGAGCTGCCGGTCGAGGACCACCGCCCGGACGCACTGCTGGCGACGACGGCGACGGTGACCGCCCGGCTGGCCGCCGCGGACGGCGACGATCTGGTCCACGACCTGGCCGCCGCCTGGCGCGACGGCGCGGAGCTGCTCGGCGCGCTCGTCGCCCGGGCGGCCGTCCTGGGCGACCGGCTGCGCGACCGCACCGCTCACGCCGTCGTCGCTCACACCGATGCCCACCTGGGCAACGTCCTGCTCGGCGACGACGGCACGGTCTGGCTGATCGACTGGGACGACGCCGCGCTGGCCCCGCCCGAGCGCGACCTCATGTTCGTCGTCGGCGGGCTGCCCGGCTACGCGCCCGTCGGTCCGGACGAGCTGGCGTGGTTCGCCGACGGGTACGGCCCGGTCGAACCGGATCCGGACCGGCTGGCCTATTACCGGACGGTGCGGGCGCTGTCCGACCTGACGGAGTTCGCCGCCGAGATCCTCGACCCCGCGGGCGATCGCGCGGACCGCGACCTCGCCCTGCGCGTCGTGCGGGCCGAGCTGGCCGGCGCCGGTCTGGCCGCCCTCGCCGTCGTGAGAACATGA
- a CDS encoding LPXTG cell wall anchor domain-containing protein — translation MSTALLRRRGAARVSGVLAACALASTGIIVSTTAASAEEESVTETLQTFAAEAFAPQADELPSGLVEAIERDLGISPAEYLANAASAKVTADVVAQLEDAGVSVNATVISGQDVTLYVDAEADVDAALAVGAEVEVGEPDTSGAPDEVVAHEDLKGGYGYMSPESGRCSLGFNGYAADGSPVVTTAGHCNADNADLDWYLFDVDQPWPPDPDDVRPWPQGEQIGSGGEFHFGDNHDSGLFPVTNPAWTPRPVVSSWGGGTGDPRDGEVAVTDQVTPVVGAPICRSGASTGYQCGEITFVEQPVLVDDVPVTGFFTTACSAQGDSGGSFLSGTAAVGTLTGGSAGAPIDCVGWDPEVHSSFAYAMTGSEFSQEEYFGDAWELAVQIATPTVTSPEGESGPSVTFDGTVEGAGADHRVEVSVDGGEPVEGAVAANGSFSVALDGDLEPGEHSYSVRAFYGAHSQSEAAEGSWTVNEAPAVEELAVTSPTDGQTTGNARPEFTGTGQPGATIALTVGDAEYGTAEVGEDGAWALTPSGDLPVGARFDAVVTQTFEDDTQKATVADLGINAPEVTITAPEDGSTVAGDVNFEGTSFGGATIGLLLEQTADAADAQPRLGLRAEGEDDVDEWAGEFEIDDAGNWTFDPAEDLPEGEYTITASATLDGGDPELSDSEAVATFTVENAGGGDDDGDGDLPDTGSSGTTWMIVGGVALLLAGGAAVAVRARRNTTA, via the coding sequence GTGAGCACAGCCCTGCTGCGCCGTCGCGGCGCTGCACGGGTCTCTGGTGTGCTGGCTGCCTGCGCCCTTGCGAGCACCGGCATCATCGTCTCCACCACGGCTGCATCCGCCGAGGAAGAGTCCGTCACCGAGACCCTGCAGACGTTCGCTGCGGAGGCGTTCGCCCCCCAGGCCGACGAGCTCCCCTCCGGCCTCGTCGAGGCCATCGAACGCGATCTCGGCATCTCGCCTGCCGAGTACCTCGCCAACGCGGCGTCCGCCAAGGTCACCGCTGACGTCGTCGCTCAGCTCGAGGACGCCGGCGTGTCCGTCAACGCCACTGTCATCAGCGGCCAGGACGTCACCCTGTACGTCGACGCCGAGGCCGACGTCGACGCCGCCCTCGCGGTCGGCGCCGAGGTCGAGGTCGGCGAGCCCGACACGTCGGGCGCCCCCGACGAGGTCGTGGCGCACGAAGACCTCAAGGGCGGCTACGGCTACATGAGCCCCGAGAGCGGTCGCTGCTCCCTCGGCTTCAACGGCTACGCCGCCGACGGCTCGCCGGTCGTCACGACCGCCGGCCACTGCAACGCCGACAACGCCGACCTCGACTGGTACCTGTTCGACGTGGACCAGCCGTGGCCGCCGGACCCGGACGACGTCCGTCCGTGGCCGCAGGGCGAGCAGATCGGCTCGGGCGGCGAGTTCCACTTCGGCGACAACCACGACTCCGGTCTCTTCCCGGTCACCAACCCGGCCTGGACGCCGCGTCCGGTCGTCTCCAGCTGGGGTGGCGGCACGGGCGACCCGCGTGACGGCGAGGTCGCCGTCACCGACCAGGTCACCCCGGTCGTCGGTGCCCCGATCTGCCGCTCCGGCGCCTCCACCGGCTACCAGTGCGGCGAGATCACCTTCGTCGAGCAGCCGGTGCTGGTCGACGACGTCCCGGTCACGGGCTTCTTCACCACCGCCTGCAGCGCCCAGGGCGACAGCGGTGGCTCCTTCCTCTCCGGCACCGCCGCGGTCGGCACGCTGACCGGTGGTAGCGCCGGCGCCCCGATCGACTGCGTCGGCTGGGACCCCGAGGTCCACTCCAGCTTCGCCTACGCCATGACGGGTAGCGAGTTCAGCCAGGAGGAGTACTTCGGCGACGCCTGGGAGCTCGCGGTCCAGATCGCCACCCCGACCGTCACCTCGCCCGAGGGCGAGTCCGGTCCGAGCGTCACCTTCGATGGCACGGTCGAAGGTGCCGGCGCGGACCACCGGGTCGAGGTCTCCGTCGACGGCGGCGAGCCGGTCGAGGGCGCGGTCGCGGCCAACGGTTCCTTCTCGGTCGCGCTCGACGGCGACCTGGAGCCGGGCGAGCACAGCTACTCGGTGCGGGCCTTCTACGGTGCGCACTCGCAGTCCGAGGCGGCCGAGGGCAGCTGGACCGTCAACGAGGCTCCGGCGGTCGAGGAACTGGCCGTCACGTCCCCGACCGACGGCCAGACCACCGGCAACGCGCGTCCGGAGTTCACCGGCACCGGCCAGCCCGGCGCCACCATCGCCCTGACGGTCGGCGACGCCGAGTACGGCACGGCCGAGGTCGGCGAGGACGGCGCCTGGGCGCTCACCCCGAGCGGCGACCTGCCGGTCGGTGCGCGGTTCGACGCCGTCGTGACGCAGACCTTCGAGGACGACACCCAGAAGGCCACCGTCGCGGACCTCGGCATCAACGCTCCCGAGGTCACCATCACGGCTCCGGAGGATGGCTCGACCGTCGCCGGTGACGTGAACTTCGAGGGCACCTCGTTCGGCGGCGCCACCATCGGCCTGCTGCTCGAGCAGACCGCCGACGCCGCCGACGCGCAGCCCCGCCTGGGTCTGCGGGCCGAGGGCGAGGACGACGTCGACGAGTGGGCCGGCGAGTTCGAGATCGACGACGCCGGCAACTGGACGTTCGACCCGGCCGAGGACCTGCCGGAGGGTGAGTACACCATCACCGCCTCGGCGACCCTCGACGGTGGCGACCCCGAGCTGTCCGACTCCGAGGCCGTCGCCACCTTCACGGTGGAGAACGCCGGCGGCGGGGACGACGACGGTGACGGCGACCTGCCCGACACCGGTTCGTCCGGCACCACCTGGATGATCGTCGGCGGCGTCGCGCTGCTGCTGGCCGGTGGCGCTGCTGTCGCCGTCCGCGCCCGTCGCAACACGACGGCCTGA
- a CDS encoding GNAT family N-acetyltransferase, which translates to MTIAFRPLRRDDFPLLRTWLEHPHVAHWWNHETGPDDLERDFGGSVDGTEPGEDLLAMDDGVPVGLVQRSRLVDYADYLEEFAALTQVPYEAVTIDYLVGDPGRVGQGLGTAMIRAAVADTWATRPGTGTILVAVVAANTASWRALEKAGFRRVAEGPMEPDNPLDDPLHYVYRQDRGDDGGGVAAAVTGSG; encoded by the coding sequence ATGACCATCGCCTTCCGTCCGCTGCGCCGCGACGACTTCCCGCTGCTGCGCACCTGGCTCGAGCATCCGCACGTCGCCCACTGGTGGAACCACGAGACCGGGCCCGACGACCTCGAGCGCGACTTCGGCGGCTCCGTCGACGGGACCGAGCCCGGCGAGGACCTGCTGGCGATGGACGACGGCGTCCCCGTCGGCCTGGTGCAGCGGTCGCGGCTGGTCGACTACGCCGACTACCTCGAGGAGTTCGCCGCCCTGACGCAGGTGCCGTACGAGGCCGTCACCATCGACTACCTCGTCGGCGACCCCGGCCGCGTCGGCCAGGGACTGGGCACCGCGATGATCCGCGCCGCCGTCGCCGACACCTGGGCCACGCGGCCGGGCACCGGCACCATCCTGGTCGCCGTCGTCGCCGCGAACACCGCCTCGTGGCGGGCGCTCGAGAAGGCCGGCTTCCGCCGCGTCGCCGAAGGGCCCATGGAGCCGGACAACCCCCTCGACGACCCGCTCCACTACGTCTACCGCCAGGACCGCGGCGACGACGGCGGCGGTGTGGCCGCCGCGGTCACGGGCAGCGGATGA
- a CDS encoding UBP-type zinc finger domain-containing protein, which produces MRTCTHLDTVAEVTPSGTGCEECLRIGGRWVHLRLCMACGHVGCCNSSPGKHATAHANEHPDHPIIRSYEPGEDWWYCYADELTFEIEGQEPAPSHP; this is translated from the coding sequence ATGAGGACCTGCACGCACCTGGACACCGTCGCCGAGGTGACGCCGTCGGGCACCGGCTGCGAAGAGTGCCTGCGCATCGGCGGGCGCTGGGTGCACCTGCGGCTCTGCATGGCCTGCGGGCACGTGGGCTGCTGCAACAGCTCGCCGGGCAAGCACGCCACGGCGCACGCGAACGAGCACCCCGACCACCCGATCATCCGGTCCTACGAGCCGGGCGAGGACTGGTGGTACTGCTACGCCGACGAGCTCACCTTCGAGATCGAGGGGCAGGAGCCGGCGCCGTCACACCCGTGA
- a CDS encoding MFS transporter produces MTTAPATASPFRQPKAVYAVAFACVVSFMGIGLVDPILPAISSDLDATPSQVTLLFTSYLVVTAVAMLVTNWVSSRIGAKKTLIAGLALIVVFAALAGASDSIGGIVGFRAGWGVGNALFIATSLAVIVASASGGFVGAIVLYETSLGLGIAVGPLLGGALGEVSWRGPFFGVAVLMTIALIATAVLVEPQPLPARRTGLAEPLRALRHRGLLAMSLTALCYNWAFFTVLGYAPFPMGLGAIELGLVFTGWGLLVAVFSVFGAPWLQRRLGIARTLYANLACFAVVVLVIAIWTDHVPVLVTAVIVAGVFIGINNTVTTQAVMTVSPVDRPVASAAYGFVRFIGGGLAPFAAGKLVEATNVHVPFFLGAAVLLVGIAILATARDHLAVAERVQAGEPIEAPAPRLEAVGPDRSGHDGVIVAAVSGADGAEVARVAARLATLNGRTVDVLHAQEAVLTGEGAVDGEDDAAARATVRQRLDEVSALGVPAVGHLLRGAAGHGTVGRLIAEHAEQVGARAIVIGTPSHGGLAALMDESATQELWRHAHCHIVIVNDDSRV; encoded by the coding sequence GTGACCACAGCACCAGCCACCGCCAGCCCGTTCCGCCAGCCGAAGGCCGTCTACGCCGTCGCGTTCGCCTGCGTCGTGTCGTTCATGGGCATCGGCCTGGTCGACCCGATCCTGCCGGCCATCTCCAGCGACCTGGACGCCACGCCGAGCCAGGTGACGCTGCTGTTCACCAGCTACCTCGTCGTCACGGCGGTGGCGATGCTGGTGACGAACTGGGTGTCCAGCCGCATCGGCGCGAAGAAGACGCTGATCGCCGGCCTCGCGCTCATCGTCGTGTTCGCGGCGCTGGCCGGCGCGTCGGACAGCATCGGCGGCATCGTCGGCTTCCGGGCCGGCTGGGGCGTGGGCAACGCGCTGTTCATCGCGACCTCGCTGGCGGTCATCGTGGCGTCGGCGAGCGGCGGCTTCGTCGGGGCGATCGTGCTGTACGAGACCTCGCTCGGCCTGGGCATCGCGGTCGGCCCGCTGCTGGGCGGTGCGCTCGGCGAGGTGAGTTGGCGCGGCCCGTTCTTCGGCGTCGCCGTGCTCATGACCATCGCGCTGATCGCGACCGCCGTCCTGGTCGAACCCCAGCCGCTACCGGCACGACGCACCGGCCTCGCCGAACCCCTCAGAGCGCTGCGCCACCGCGGGCTGCTCGCGATGTCGCTGACGGCGCTCTGTTACAACTGGGCGTTCTTCACGGTGCTGGGCTACGCGCCGTTTCCCATGGGCCTGGGCGCCATCGAGCTGGGCCTGGTGTTCACCGGCTGGGGCCTGCTGGTGGCGGTCTTCTCGGTGTTCGGGGCGCCCTGGCTGCAGCGGCGGCTCGGCATCGCCCGCACCCTGTACGCGAACCTGGCCTGCTTCGCCGTCGTCGTGCTGGTCATCGCCATCTGGACCGACCACGTGCCGGTGCTGGTGACGGCTGTGATCGTCGCGGGCGTGTTCATCGGCATCAACAACACCGTCACCACGCAGGCGGTCATGACGGTGTCACCGGTCGACCGGCCGGTGGCGTCGGCGGCGTACGGGTTCGTGCGGTTCATCGGCGGCGGGCTGGCGCCGTTCGCCGCGGGCAAGCTGGTCGAGGCGACGAACGTGCACGTGCCCTTCTTCCTCGGCGCGGCCGTCCTGCTGGTGGGCATCGCGATCCTTGCCACCGCGCGCGACCACCTCGCCGTCGCCGAGCGGGTGCAGGCGGGTGAGCCGATCGAGGCCCCGGCCCCGCGGCTCGAGGCGGTGGGCCCGGATCGCTCCGGGCACGACGGCGTCATCGTGGCGGCGGTCTCGGGGGCCGACGGCGCCGAGGTGGCCCGCGTCGCCGCCCGGCTCGCGACGCTGAACGGCCGCACCGTCGACGTCCTGCACGCGCAGGAGGCCGTTCTCACCGGTGAAGGCGCCGTCGATGGTGAGGACGACGCCGCCGCGCGGGCCACCGTCCGGCAGCGGCTGGACGAGGTGTCCGCGCTCGGCGTCCCGGCGGTCGGTCACCTGCTGCGCGGCGCTGCCGGCCATGGCACCGTCGGCCGGCTGATCGCCGAGCACGCCGAACAGGTGGGGGCGCGGGCCATCGTCATCGGCACGCCGAGCCACGGCGGGCTGGCCGCGCTCATGGACGAGAGCGCCACCCAGGAGCTGTGGCGGCACGCTCACTGTCACATCGTGATCGTCAACGACGACTCACGGGTGTGA
- a CDS encoding YciI family protein produces MKYMIMTFGDVTDWDTLGLGSGEATWSEEDIAAHFQAMGAFYDDLAATGELVTGYGLADPTHAMTVEIRDGRPVASDGPYAESKEVLAGFGIVDVASHDRAVELAARFAAIVQTRVELRPVMDGGAADL; encoded by the coding sequence ATGAAGTACATGATCATGACCTTCGGCGACGTGACCGACTGGGACACGCTCGGGCTGGGGTCCGGCGAGGCCACCTGGTCCGAGGAGGACATCGCGGCGCACTTCCAGGCCATGGGCGCCTTCTACGACGACCTCGCCGCCACCGGTGAGCTGGTCACCGGCTACGGCCTGGCCGACCCGACGCACGCCATGACGGTCGAGATCCGCGACGGCCGGCCCGTCGCGTCCGACGGCCCGTACGCCGAGTCGAAGGAGGTCCTGGCCGGCTTCGGCATCGTCGACGTCGCCTCGCACGACCGCGCCGTCGAGCTGGCCGCCCGGTTCGCCGCCATCGTGCAGACCCGGGTCGAGCTGCGCCCGGTCATGGACGGCGGCGCCGCGGACCTGTGA
- a CDS encoding MarR family winged helix-turn-helix transcriptional regulator, translating into MVLTRTAGPDLAGLVLPLAKTLTALETSIARRHGLTTWQYAILAAAAEPPWRTQGELAGAIGYDRNRIVADLDDLEGRGLVTRTVDATDRRSNRIEVTPTGRRLAHSTARDLRAGTDALLAAVGPEHDRAALLAALEALRDRCADDGWRARWLRR; encoded by the coding sequence ATGGTCCTCACGCGCACGGCCGGCCCAGACCTCGCCGGCCTCGTGCTGCCACTCGCCAAGACGCTGACGGCGCTCGAGACGTCCATCGCCCGCCGGCACGGCCTCACGACCTGGCAGTACGCGATCCTCGCGGCCGCGGCCGAACCGCCCTGGCGCACCCAGGGTGAGCTGGCCGGCGCCATCGGCTACGACCGCAACCGCATCGTCGCCGACCTCGACGACCTCGAGGGACGCGGCCTCGTGACCCGGACGGTCGACGCCACCGACCGCCGGTCCAACCGCATCGAGGTGACCCCGACCGGCCGCCGGCTCGCCCACAGCACCGCCCGCGACCTGCGCGCCGGCACCGACGCACTGCTGGCGGCGGTGGGGCCCGAGCACGACCGCGCGGCGCTGCTCGCGGCTCTGGAGGCGCTGCGCGACCGGTGCGCCGACGACGGCTGGCGCGCCCGCTGGCTGCGCCGATGA
- a CDS encoding MarR family winged helix-turn-helix transcriptional regulator produces MDSVELASALERLVRLFRQVTTAGDLSLTAAATLATLERTGPRRLTELAVQEGVTQPAMTQLVGRLHDAGLVERSADPADGRVVRVGITTAGSDALAARRAERADRLAELLARLDPAERAALAAAVPAIDALTAGVHNAPAATATDHRTGAPA; encoded by the coding sequence ATGGATTCCGTCGAGCTCGCCTCCGCCCTCGAACGGCTGGTCCGGCTGTTCCGCCAGGTGACCACCGCAGGCGACCTCTCGCTCACCGCCGCCGCCACGCTGGCCACACTGGAGCGCACCGGCCCGCGCCGGCTCACCGAGCTGGCCGTGCAAGAGGGCGTCACCCAGCCGGCCATGACCCAGCTGGTCGGGCGGCTGCACGACGCCGGGCTGGTCGAGCGCTCCGCCGACCCCGCGGACGGACGGGTGGTGCGGGTCGGGATCACCACCGCGGGCAGCGACGCGCTCGCCGCGCGCCGGGCCGAGCGCGCCGACCGGCTCGCCGAGCTGCTCGCCCGCCTCGACCCCGCCGAGCGCGCGGCGCTGGCTGCCGCCGTCCCCGCCATCGACGCCCTGACGGCCGGGGTCCACAACGCGCCGGCCGCCACCGCCACCGACCACCGCACCGGAGCCCCCGCGTGA
- a CDS encoding helix-turn-helix domain-containing protein — protein sequence MTPDATGLLRQDVLLERYSYPPGPPIAIPRHTHEQYQLNLNLGVPGGLHYRRAFHVVPAGRLTVVMPGEAHTPVDPDHRDRDSEHLTLYVDAGALGAAADEIAGRSTALPFFRDLTIDDDATVARFARTHAALSSAPATVSVLDQDVRLLGFVSRLLRRHAGVAGDRPLPPAHRSVRRARAYLHEHRAGAVSLADLARVSELSPYHLTRLFTADVGLPPHAYQLQLRVDHAKRLLLAGRPVSDAGHEAGFFDLSHFTRHFKRHVGVPPGRYAREVRKDVHSRAAGAP from the coding sequence GTGACGCCCGACGCGACTGGCCTGTTGCGCCAGGACGTCCTGCTCGAGCGCTACTCCTATCCGCCCGGGCCACCGATCGCCATTCCGCGGCACACGCACGAGCAGTACCAGCTCAACCTCAACCTCGGGGTCCCCGGCGGCCTGCACTACCGCCGCGCGTTCCACGTCGTCCCGGCCGGCCGGCTCACCGTCGTCATGCCGGGCGAGGCGCACACGCCCGTCGACCCGGACCACCGCGACCGCGACTCCGAGCACCTCACGCTCTACGTCGACGCGGGCGCGCTGGGCGCCGCGGCCGACGAGATCGCCGGCCGGTCCACGGCGCTGCCGTTCTTCCGCGACCTCACCATCGACGACGACGCCACCGTCGCCCGGTTCGCCCGCACCCACGCGGCCCTCAGCAGCGCCCCGGCCACGGTCTCGGTGCTCGACCAGGACGTGCGGCTGCTCGGGTTCGTGAGCCGGCTGCTGCGCCGGCACGCCGGGGTCGCCGGCGACCGGCCGCTCCCACCCGCCCACCGCTCCGTCCGCCGGGCCCGCGCGTACCTGCACGAGCACCGCGCCGGCGCCGTCAGCCTGGCCGACCTCGCCCGCGTCAGCGAGCTGAGCCCGTACCACCTCACGCGCCTCTTCACCGCCGATGTCGGCCTGCCGCCGCACGCCTACCAGCTGCAGCTGCGCGTCGACCACGCCAAGCGGCTGCTGCTGGCCGGACGTCCGGTGAGCGACGCCGGCCACGAGGCGGGGTTCTTCGACCTCAGCCACTTCACCCGGCACTTCAAGCGCCACGTCGGTGTCCCGCCCGGCCGGTACGCCCGCGAGGTCCGCAAGGACGTACATTCCCGGGCGGCCGGCGCTCCGTAG
- a CDS encoding OsmC family protein: MTSHHYTTTVRWTGNQGTGTASYRGYSRSHDIEADGRPVLAASSDPAFRGEADRWNPELLFVAALSECHLLQYLHLCAVAGVVVVGYEDTAGGTMEMTPDGGGAFTEVVLRPVVTVADPDMVDEATKLHERAHELCFLASSVRMPVRHEPTVTVAAG, from the coding sequence ATGACCAGTCACCACTACACGACCACCGTCCGCTGGACCGGGAACCAGGGCACCGGCACCGCGTCGTACCGCGGCTACTCCCGCAGCCACGACATCGAGGCCGACGGCCGGCCGGTCCTCGCGGCCAGCTCCGACCCGGCGTTCCGCGGCGAGGCGGACCGCTGGAACCCCGAGCTGCTGTTCGTCGCCGCGCTCTCGGAGTGCCACCTGCTGCAGTACCTGCACCTGTGCGCGGTCGCCGGCGTCGTCGTGGTCGGCTACGAGGACACCGCCGGCGGCACCATGGAGATGACGCCCGACGGCGGCGGCGCGTTCACCGAGGTGGTGCTGCGCCCGGTCGTCACCGTCGCCGATCCGGACATGGTCGACGAGGCCACGAAGCTGCACGAGCGGGCGCACGAGCTCTGCTTCCTGGCCTCGTCCGTGCGGATGCCGGTGCGGCACGAGCCGACGGTGACGGTCGCGGCCGGGTGA